A region of Neosynechococcus sphagnicola sy1 DNA encodes the following proteins:
- a CDS encoding DUF751 family protein — translation MRDLLENISRFPKFFILIILGVFANLLKPLSPLMQRPVTAIAVVGLLVAGLTFLTLTLQAMLGRTQV, via the coding sequence ATGAGAGATCTCCTGGAAAATATATCTCGCTTCCCTAAGTTTTTCATCCTGATTATTCTAGGGGTATTTGCCAACCTCCTGAAGCCACTGTCTCCTTTGATGCAACGCCCTGTGACAGCGATCGCCGTCGTCGGTTTGCTTGTAGCGGGTTTAACCTTCCTGACCCTGACCTTACAGGCGATGCTGGGACGAACTCAGGTTTAA
- the rbfA gene encoding 30S ribosome-binding factor RbfA, giving the protein MATSRRVARVAELIRREVSQMLLADIKDDRVGAGMVSVTDVNVSGDLQYAKIFVSIYGTDEAKAETMAGLKSATGYIRSELGQRIRLRRTPEVVFLEDTSLERGNRVLSLLNQISQQRPVLPMDGDNMDGDEEEGLNGATEAGVSEW; this is encoded by the coding sequence ATGGCTACCAGTCGTCGGGTTGCCCGTGTCGCTGAGTTAATTCGGCGCGAAGTCAGTCAAATGTTACTGGCTGATATCAAAGATGATCGGGTGGGTGCTGGCATGGTTAGCGTCACTGATGTCAATGTTTCGGGCGACTTACAGTACGCTAAAATTTTTGTCAGCATTTACGGCACCGATGAGGCGAAAGCCGAAACCATGGCGGGACTCAAATCAGCGACGGGCTATATCCGCAGCGAGTTGGGGCAACGGATTCGGCTGCGCCGCACCCCCGAGGTGGTGTTCTTGGAAGATACCTCCCTGGAACGGGGCAATCGCGTTTTATCGTTACTGAACCAAATTAGCCAGCAGCGCCCCGTGTTACCCATGGATGGGGACAATATGGATGGCGACGAGGAAGAGGGATTGAATGGGGCGACGGAAGCGGGAGTCTCTGAATGGTGA